One part of the Capra hircus breed San Clemente chromosome 4, ASM170441v1, whole genome shotgun sequence genome encodes these proteins:
- the REPIN1 gene encoding replication initiator 1 isoform X1, with protein MDARRASALPGGEFSLTSGGYPSVGRSRRSSRRSIPGNSPRRSWAKPHLQLHSLQAEEEPMLERRCRGPVAMGPVQPRLLSGPSQESPQTLEKEPQGLRSRSTAAAQSGGQPLGRAHRCAHCRRHFPGWVALWLHARRCQARLPRPCPECGRRFRHAPFLALHCQVHAAATPDLGFACHLCGHSFRGWVALVLHLRAHSAAKRPIACPACERRFWRRKQLRAHLRRCHPPAPEARPFICGNCGRSFAQWDQLVTHKRVHVAEALEETAAKALGPRPRGRPAVTAPRPGGDAVDRPFQCACCGKRFRHKPNLIAHRRVHTGERPHQCPECGKRFTNKPYLTSHRRIHTGEKPYPCTECGRRFRHKPNLLSHSKIHKRSEGSAQGGPQPPASAPERPQEPPPEPAPEPAEVPAGPGPPGAAAEAPPSLHTCADCGRGFRLERFLRAHQRQHGGERPFACAECGKHFGKKTHLVAHSRVHSGERPFACEECGRRFSQGSHLAAHRRDHAPERPFVCPDCGKAFRHKPYLAAHRRIHTGEKPYVCPECGKAFSQKSNLVSHRRIHTGERPYACPDCDRSFSQKSNLITHRKSHIRDGAFCCAICGQTFDDEGKLLAHQKKHDV; from the exons ATGGACGCGCGACGCGCCTCCGCGCTCCCCGGTGGAGAG TTTTCGCTGACATCCGGGGGCTACCCGAGTGTGGGCCGAAGCAGGCGCTCCAGCCGCAGAAGTATCCCCGGGAACAGCCCCAGGAGGAGCTGGGCCAAGCCTCATCTCCAGCTCCACAGCCTCCAGG CAGAGGAAGAACCGATGCTGGAACGTCGCTGCAGGGGCCCCGTGGCCATGGGCCCGGTCCAGCCCCGACTCCTTTCCGGGCCCTCCCAGGAGTCGCcccagaccctggagaaggagccCCAAGGGCTGAGGTCGCGAAGCACCGCCGCGGCCCAGTCGGGCGGCCAGCCCCTAGGTCGGGCTCATCGCTGTGCCCACTGTCGGAGGCACTTCCCCGGCTGGGTGGCCCTTTGGCTTCATGCCCGGCGCTGCCAGGCCCGCCTGCCCCGGCCCTGTCCCGAGTGCGGCCGCCGCTTCCGTCACGCCCCTTTCTTGGCATTGCACTGCCAGGTCCATGCCGCCGCCACCCCAGACCTGGGCTTTGCCTGCCACCTGTGCGGGCACAGCTTCCGAGGCTGGGTGGCCCTGGTTCTGCACCTGCGGGCCCACTCGGCGGCGAAGCGGCCCATCGCCTGTCCCGCCTGTGAGAGACGCTTCTGGCGGAGAAAGCAGCTGCGGGCCCATTTGCGGCGCTGCCACCCCCCGGCCCCTGAGGCCCGGCCCTTCATCTGCGGCAACTGTGGCCGCAGCTTCGCCCAGTGGGACCAGCTGGTGACGCACAAGCGGGTCCACGTGGCCGAGGCGCTGGAGGAGACGGCGGCCAAGGCCCTGGGGCCGCGGCCCCGGGGGCGCCCGGCAGTGACCGCGCCCCGGCCGGGCGGGGACGCCGTTGACCGCCCCTTCCAGTGTGCCTGCTGTGGCAAGCGCTTCCGCCACAAGCCCAACCTGATCGCCCACCGCCGCGTGCATACGGGCGAGCGCCCGCACCAGTGCCCCGAGTGCGGGAAGCGCTTCACCAATAAGCCCTACCTGACCTCGCACCGGCGCATCCACACGGGCGAGAAGCCGTACCCGTGCACCGAGTGTGGCCGCCGCTTCCGCCACAAGCCCAACCTACTGTCGCACAGCAAGATCCACAAGCGCTCCGAGGGGTCCGCGCAGGGCGGGCCCCAGCCGCCCGCCAGCGCCCCGGAGCGCCCCCAGGAGCCCCCTCCGGAGCCTGCCCCAGAGCCCGCCGAAGTCCCGGCTGGGCCCGGGCCGCCAGGCGCCGCGGCAGAGGCCCCGCCCTCCCTCCACACCTGCGCCGACTGTGGGCGGGGCTTCCGGCTGGAGCGCTTCCTGCGCGCGCACCAGCGGCAGCACGGCGGCGAGCGCCCCTTCGCGTGCGCCGAGTGCGGCAAGCACTTCGGCAAGAAGACGCACCTAGTGGCGCACTCCCGGGTGCACTCGGGCGAGCGGCCTTTCGCGTGCGAGGAGTGCGGGCGCCGCTTCTCCCAGGGGAGCCACCTGGCCGCCCACCGGCGCGACCACGCGCCCGAGAGGCCCTTCGTGTGCCCGGACTGCGGAAAGGCCTTCCGCCACAAGCCCTATCTGGCCGCGCACCGGCGCATCCACACCGGCGAGAAGCCGTACGTCTGCCCCGAGTGCGGCAAGGCGTTCAGCCAGAAGTCCAACCTGGTGTCCCACCGGCGCATCCACACGGGCGAGCGCCCCTACGCCTGCCCCGACTGCGACCGCAGCTTTAGCCAGAAGTCCAACCTCATCACCCACCGCAAGAGCCACATCCGGGACGGCGCCTTCTGCTGCGCCATCTGTGGCCAGACCTTTGACGACGAGGGGAAGCTCCTGGCCCACCAGAAGAAGCACGACGTCTGA
- the REPIN1 gene encoding replication initiator 1 isoform X3 — MGVGVSLLLQFSLTSGGYPSVGRSRRSSRRSIPGNSPRRSWAKPHLQLHSLQAEEEPMLERRCRGPVAMGPVQPRLLSGPSQESPQTLEKEPQGLRSRSTAAAQSGGQPLGRAHRCAHCRRHFPGWVALWLHARRCQARLPRPCPECGRRFRHAPFLALHCQVHAAATPDLGFACHLCGHSFRGWVALVLHLRAHSAAKRPIACPACERRFWRRKQLRAHLRRCHPPAPEARPFICGNCGRSFAQWDQLVTHKRVHVAEALEETAAKALGPRPRGRPAVTAPRPGGDAVDRPFQCACCGKRFRHKPNLIAHRRVHTGERPHQCPECGKRFTNKPYLTSHRRIHTGEKPYPCTECGRRFRHKPNLLSHSKIHKRSEGSAQGGPQPPASAPERPQEPPPEPAPEPAEVPAGPGPPGAAAEAPPSLHTCADCGRGFRLERFLRAHQRQHGGERPFACAECGKHFGKKTHLVAHSRVHSGERPFACEECGRRFSQGSHLAAHRRDHAPERPFVCPDCGKAFRHKPYLAAHRRIHTGEKPYVCPECGKAFSQKSNLVSHRRIHTGERPYACPDCDRSFSQKSNLITHRKSHIRDGAFCCAICGQTFDDEGKLLAHQKKHDV; from the exons ATGGGGGTAGGGGTGTCTTTACTGCTGCAGTTTTCGCTGACATCCGGGGGCTACCCGAGTGTGGGCCGAAGCAGGCGCTCCAGCCGCAGAAGTATCCCCGGGAACAGCCCCAGGAGGAGCTGGGCCAAGCCTCATCTCCAGCTCCACAGCCTCCAGG CAGAGGAAGAACCGATGCTGGAACGTCGCTGCAGGGGCCCCGTGGCCATGGGCCCGGTCCAGCCCCGACTCCTTTCCGGGCCCTCCCAGGAGTCGCcccagaccctggagaaggagccCCAAGGGCTGAGGTCGCGAAGCACCGCCGCGGCCCAGTCGGGCGGCCAGCCCCTAGGTCGGGCTCATCGCTGTGCCCACTGTCGGAGGCACTTCCCCGGCTGGGTGGCCCTTTGGCTTCATGCCCGGCGCTGCCAGGCCCGCCTGCCCCGGCCCTGTCCCGAGTGCGGCCGCCGCTTCCGTCACGCCCCTTTCTTGGCATTGCACTGCCAGGTCCATGCCGCCGCCACCCCAGACCTGGGCTTTGCCTGCCACCTGTGCGGGCACAGCTTCCGAGGCTGGGTGGCCCTGGTTCTGCACCTGCGGGCCCACTCGGCGGCGAAGCGGCCCATCGCCTGTCCCGCCTGTGAGAGACGCTTCTGGCGGAGAAAGCAGCTGCGGGCCCATTTGCGGCGCTGCCACCCCCCGGCCCCTGAGGCCCGGCCCTTCATCTGCGGCAACTGTGGCCGCAGCTTCGCCCAGTGGGACCAGCTGGTGACGCACAAGCGGGTCCACGTGGCCGAGGCGCTGGAGGAGACGGCGGCCAAGGCCCTGGGGCCGCGGCCCCGGGGGCGCCCGGCAGTGACCGCGCCCCGGCCGGGCGGGGACGCCGTTGACCGCCCCTTCCAGTGTGCCTGCTGTGGCAAGCGCTTCCGCCACAAGCCCAACCTGATCGCCCACCGCCGCGTGCATACGGGCGAGCGCCCGCACCAGTGCCCCGAGTGCGGGAAGCGCTTCACCAATAAGCCCTACCTGACCTCGCACCGGCGCATCCACACGGGCGAGAAGCCGTACCCGTGCACCGAGTGTGGCCGCCGCTTCCGCCACAAGCCCAACCTACTGTCGCACAGCAAGATCCACAAGCGCTCCGAGGGGTCCGCGCAGGGCGGGCCCCAGCCGCCCGCCAGCGCCCCGGAGCGCCCCCAGGAGCCCCCTCCGGAGCCTGCCCCAGAGCCCGCCGAAGTCCCGGCTGGGCCCGGGCCGCCAGGCGCCGCGGCAGAGGCCCCGCCCTCCCTCCACACCTGCGCCGACTGTGGGCGGGGCTTCCGGCTGGAGCGCTTCCTGCGCGCGCACCAGCGGCAGCACGGCGGCGAGCGCCCCTTCGCGTGCGCCGAGTGCGGCAAGCACTTCGGCAAGAAGACGCACCTAGTGGCGCACTCCCGGGTGCACTCGGGCGAGCGGCCTTTCGCGTGCGAGGAGTGCGGGCGCCGCTTCTCCCAGGGGAGCCACCTGGCCGCCCACCGGCGCGACCACGCGCCCGAGAGGCCCTTCGTGTGCCCGGACTGCGGAAAGGCCTTCCGCCACAAGCCCTATCTGGCCGCGCACCGGCGCATCCACACCGGCGAGAAGCCGTACGTCTGCCCCGAGTGCGGCAAGGCGTTCAGCCAGAAGTCCAACCTGGTGTCCCACCGGCGCATCCACACGGGCGAGCGCCCCTACGCCTGCCCCGACTGCGACCGCAGCTTTAGCCAGAAGTCCAACCTCATCACCCACCGCAAGAGCCACATCCGGGACGGCGCCTTCTGCTGCGCCATCTGTGGCCAGACCTTTGACGACGAGGGGAAGCTCCTGGCCCACCAGAAGAAGCACGACGTCTGA
- the REPIN1 gene encoding replication initiator 1 isoform X2, producing the protein MDARRASALPGGEFSLTSGGYPSVGRSRRSSRRSIPGNSPRRSWAKPHLQLHSLQEEEPMLERRCRGPVAMGPVQPRLLSGPSQESPQTLEKEPQGLRSRSTAAAQSGGQPLGRAHRCAHCRRHFPGWVALWLHARRCQARLPRPCPECGRRFRHAPFLALHCQVHAAATPDLGFACHLCGHSFRGWVALVLHLRAHSAAKRPIACPACERRFWRRKQLRAHLRRCHPPAPEARPFICGNCGRSFAQWDQLVTHKRVHVAEALEETAAKALGPRPRGRPAVTAPRPGGDAVDRPFQCACCGKRFRHKPNLIAHRRVHTGERPHQCPECGKRFTNKPYLTSHRRIHTGEKPYPCTECGRRFRHKPNLLSHSKIHKRSEGSAQGGPQPPASAPERPQEPPPEPAPEPAEVPAGPGPPGAAAEAPPSLHTCADCGRGFRLERFLRAHQRQHGGERPFACAECGKHFGKKTHLVAHSRVHSGERPFACEECGRRFSQGSHLAAHRRDHAPERPFVCPDCGKAFRHKPYLAAHRRIHTGEKPYVCPECGKAFSQKSNLVSHRRIHTGERPYACPDCDRSFSQKSNLITHRKSHIRDGAFCCAICGQTFDDEGKLLAHQKKHDV; encoded by the exons ATGGACGCGCGACGCGCCTCCGCGCTCCCCGGTGGAGAG TTTTCGCTGACATCCGGGGGCTACCCGAGTGTGGGCCGAAGCAGGCGCTCCAGCCGCAGAAGTATCCCCGGGAACAGCCCCAGGAGGAGCTGGGCCAAGCCTCATCTCCAGCTCCACAGCCTCCAGG AGGAAGAACCGATGCTGGAACGTCGCTGCAGGGGCCCCGTGGCCATGGGCCCGGTCCAGCCCCGACTCCTTTCCGGGCCCTCCCAGGAGTCGCcccagaccctggagaaggagccCCAAGGGCTGAGGTCGCGAAGCACCGCCGCGGCCCAGTCGGGCGGCCAGCCCCTAGGTCGGGCTCATCGCTGTGCCCACTGTCGGAGGCACTTCCCCGGCTGGGTGGCCCTTTGGCTTCATGCCCGGCGCTGCCAGGCCCGCCTGCCCCGGCCCTGTCCCGAGTGCGGCCGCCGCTTCCGTCACGCCCCTTTCTTGGCATTGCACTGCCAGGTCCATGCCGCCGCCACCCCAGACCTGGGCTTTGCCTGCCACCTGTGCGGGCACAGCTTCCGAGGCTGGGTGGCCCTGGTTCTGCACCTGCGGGCCCACTCGGCGGCGAAGCGGCCCATCGCCTGTCCCGCCTGTGAGAGACGCTTCTGGCGGAGAAAGCAGCTGCGGGCCCATTTGCGGCGCTGCCACCCCCCGGCCCCTGAGGCCCGGCCCTTCATCTGCGGCAACTGTGGCCGCAGCTTCGCCCAGTGGGACCAGCTGGTGACGCACAAGCGGGTCCACGTGGCCGAGGCGCTGGAGGAGACGGCGGCCAAGGCCCTGGGGCCGCGGCCCCGGGGGCGCCCGGCAGTGACCGCGCCCCGGCCGGGCGGGGACGCCGTTGACCGCCCCTTCCAGTGTGCCTGCTGTGGCAAGCGCTTCCGCCACAAGCCCAACCTGATCGCCCACCGCCGCGTGCATACGGGCGAGCGCCCGCACCAGTGCCCCGAGTGCGGGAAGCGCTTCACCAATAAGCCCTACCTGACCTCGCACCGGCGCATCCACACGGGCGAGAAGCCGTACCCGTGCACCGAGTGTGGCCGCCGCTTCCGCCACAAGCCCAACCTACTGTCGCACAGCAAGATCCACAAGCGCTCCGAGGGGTCCGCGCAGGGCGGGCCCCAGCCGCCCGCCAGCGCCCCGGAGCGCCCCCAGGAGCCCCCTCCGGAGCCTGCCCCAGAGCCCGCCGAAGTCCCGGCTGGGCCCGGGCCGCCAGGCGCCGCGGCAGAGGCCCCGCCCTCCCTCCACACCTGCGCCGACTGTGGGCGGGGCTTCCGGCTGGAGCGCTTCCTGCGCGCGCACCAGCGGCAGCACGGCGGCGAGCGCCCCTTCGCGTGCGCCGAGTGCGGCAAGCACTTCGGCAAGAAGACGCACCTAGTGGCGCACTCCCGGGTGCACTCGGGCGAGCGGCCTTTCGCGTGCGAGGAGTGCGGGCGCCGCTTCTCCCAGGGGAGCCACCTGGCCGCCCACCGGCGCGACCACGCGCCCGAGAGGCCCTTCGTGTGCCCGGACTGCGGAAAGGCCTTCCGCCACAAGCCCTATCTGGCCGCGCACCGGCGCATCCACACCGGCGAGAAGCCGTACGTCTGCCCCGAGTGCGGCAAGGCGTTCAGCCAGAAGTCCAACCTGGTGTCCCACCGGCGCATCCACACGGGCGAGCGCCCCTACGCCTGCCCCGACTGCGACCGCAGCTTTAGCCAGAAGTCCAACCTCATCACCCACCGCAAGAGCCACATCCGGGACGGCGCCTTCTGCTGCGCCATCTGTGGCCAGACCTTTGACGACGAGGGGAAGCTCCTGGCCCACCAGAAGAAGCACGACGTCTGA
- the REPIN1 gene encoding replication initiator 1 isoform X5: MLERRCRGPVAMGPVQPRLLSGPSQESPQTLEKEPQGLRSRSTAAAQSGGQPLGRAHRCAHCRRHFPGWVALWLHARRCQARLPRPCPECGRRFRHAPFLALHCQVHAAATPDLGFACHLCGHSFRGWVALVLHLRAHSAAKRPIACPACERRFWRRKQLRAHLRRCHPPAPEARPFICGNCGRSFAQWDQLVTHKRVHVAEALEETAAKALGPRPRGRPAVTAPRPGGDAVDRPFQCACCGKRFRHKPNLIAHRRVHTGERPHQCPECGKRFTNKPYLTSHRRIHTGEKPYPCTECGRRFRHKPNLLSHSKIHKRSEGSAQGGPQPPASAPERPQEPPPEPAPEPAEVPAGPGPPGAAAEAPPSLHTCADCGRGFRLERFLRAHQRQHGGERPFACAECGKHFGKKTHLVAHSRVHSGERPFACEECGRRFSQGSHLAAHRRDHAPERPFVCPDCGKAFRHKPYLAAHRRIHTGEKPYVCPECGKAFSQKSNLVSHRRIHTGERPYACPDCDRSFSQKSNLITHRKSHIRDGAFCCAICGQTFDDEGKLLAHQKKHDV, translated from the coding sequence ATGCTGGAACGTCGCTGCAGGGGCCCCGTGGCCATGGGCCCGGTCCAGCCCCGACTCCTTTCCGGGCCCTCCCAGGAGTCGCcccagaccctggagaaggagccCCAAGGGCTGAGGTCGCGAAGCACCGCCGCGGCCCAGTCGGGCGGCCAGCCCCTAGGTCGGGCTCATCGCTGTGCCCACTGTCGGAGGCACTTCCCCGGCTGGGTGGCCCTTTGGCTTCATGCCCGGCGCTGCCAGGCCCGCCTGCCCCGGCCCTGTCCCGAGTGCGGCCGCCGCTTCCGTCACGCCCCTTTCTTGGCATTGCACTGCCAGGTCCATGCCGCCGCCACCCCAGACCTGGGCTTTGCCTGCCACCTGTGCGGGCACAGCTTCCGAGGCTGGGTGGCCCTGGTTCTGCACCTGCGGGCCCACTCGGCGGCGAAGCGGCCCATCGCCTGTCCCGCCTGTGAGAGACGCTTCTGGCGGAGAAAGCAGCTGCGGGCCCATTTGCGGCGCTGCCACCCCCCGGCCCCTGAGGCCCGGCCCTTCATCTGCGGCAACTGTGGCCGCAGCTTCGCCCAGTGGGACCAGCTGGTGACGCACAAGCGGGTCCACGTGGCCGAGGCGCTGGAGGAGACGGCGGCCAAGGCCCTGGGGCCGCGGCCCCGGGGGCGCCCGGCAGTGACCGCGCCCCGGCCGGGCGGGGACGCCGTTGACCGCCCCTTCCAGTGTGCCTGCTGTGGCAAGCGCTTCCGCCACAAGCCCAACCTGATCGCCCACCGCCGCGTGCATACGGGCGAGCGCCCGCACCAGTGCCCCGAGTGCGGGAAGCGCTTCACCAATAAGCCCTACCTGACCTCGCACCGGCGCATCCACACGGGCGAGAAGCCGTACCCGTGCACCGAGTGTGGCCGCCGCTTCCGCCACAAGCCCAACCTACTGTCGCACAGCAAGATCCACAAGCGCTCCGAGGGGTCCGCGCAGGGCGGGCCCCAGCCGCCCGCCAGCGCCCCGGAGCGCCCCCAGGAGCCCCCTCCGGAGCCTGCCCCAGAGCCCGCCGAAGTCCCGGCTGGGCCCGGGCCGCCAGGCGCCGCGGCAGAGGCCCCGCCCTCCCTCCACACCTGCGCCGACTGTGGGCGGGGCTTCCGGCTGGAGCGCTTCCTGCGCGCGCACCAGCGGCAGCACGGCGGCGAGCGCCCCTTCGCGTGCGCCGAGTGCGGCAAGCACTTCGGCAAGAAGACGCACCTAGTGGCGCACTCCCGGGTGCACTCGGGCGAGCGGCCTTTCGCGTGCGAGGAGTGCGGGCGCCGCTTCTCCCAGGGGAGCCACCTGGCCGCCCACCGGCGCGACCACGCGCCCGAGAGGCCCTTCGTGTGCCCGGACTGCGGAAAGGCCTTCCGCCACAAGCCCTATCTGGCCGCGCACCGGCGCATCCACACCGGCGAGAAGCCGTACGTCTGCCCCGAGTGCGGCAAGGCGTTCAGCCAGAAGTCCAACCTGGTGTCCCACCGGCGCATCCACACGGGCGAGCGCCCCTACGCCTGCCCCGACTGCGACCGCAGCTTTAGCCAGAAGTCCAACCTCATCACCCACCGCAAGAGCCACATCCGGGACGGCGCCTTCTGCTGCGCCATCTGTGGCCAGACCTTTGACGACGAGGGGAAGCTCCTGGCCCACCAGAAGAAGCACGACGTCTGA
- the REPIN1 gene encoding replication initiator 1 isoform X4: MGVGVSLLLQFSLTSGGYPSVGRSRRSSRRSIPGNSPRRSWAKPHLQLHSLQEEEPMLERRCRGPVAMGPVQPRLLSGPSQESPQTLEKEPQGLRSRSTAAAQSGGQPLGRAHRCAHCRRHFPGWVALWLHARRCQARLPRPCPECGRRFRHAPFLALHCQVHAAATPDLGFACHLCGHSFRGWVALVLHLRAHSAAKRPIACPACERRFWRRKQLRAHLRRCHPPAPEARPFICGNCGRSFAQWDQLVTHKRVHVAEALEETAAKALGPRPRGRPAVTAPRPGGDAVDRPFQCACCGKRFRHKPNLIAHRRVHTGERPHQCPECGKRFTNKPYLTSHRRIHTGEKPYPCTECGRRFRHKPNLLSHSKIHKRSEGSAQGGPQPPASAPERPQEPPPEPAPEPAEVPAGPGPPGAAAEAPPSLHTCADCGRGFRLERFLRAHQRQHGGERPFACAECGKHFGKKTHLVAHSRVHSGERPFACEECGRRFSQGSHLAAHRRDHAPERPFVCPDCGKAFRHKPYLAAHRRIHTGEKPYVCPECGKAFSQKSNLVSHRRIHTGERPYACPDCDRSFSQKSNLITHRKSHIRDGAFCCAICGQTFDDEGKLLAHQKKHDV; encoded by the exons ATGGGGGTAGGGGTGTCTTTACTGCTGCAGTTTTCGCTGACATCCGGGGGCTACCCGAGTGTGGGCCGAAGCAGGCGCTCCAGCCGCAGAAGTATCCCCGGGAACAGCCCCAGGAGGAGCTGGGCCAAGCCTCATCTCCAGCTCCACAGCCTCCAGG AGGAAGAACCGATGCTGGAACGTCGCTGCAGGGGCCCCGTGGCCATGGGCCCGGTCCAGCCCCGACTCCTTTCCGGGCCCTCCCAGGAGTCGCcccagaccctggagaaggagccCCAAGGGCTGAGGTCGCGAAGCACCGCCGCGGCCCAGTCGGGCGGCCAGCCCCTAGGTCGGGCTCATCGCTGTGCCCACTGTCGGAGGCACTTCCCCGGCTGGGTGGCCCTTTGGCTTCATGCCCGGCGCTGCCAGGCCCGCCTGCCCCGGCCCTGTCCCGAGTGCGGCCGCCGCTTCCGTCACGCCCCTTTCTTGGCATTGCACTGCCAGGTCCATGCCGCCGCCACCCCAGACCTGGGCTTTGCCTGCCACCTGTGCGGGCACAGCTTCCGAGGCTGGGTGGCCCTGGTTCTGCACCTGCGGGCCCACTCGGCGGCGAAGCGGCCCATCGCCTGTCCCGCCTGTGAGAGACGCTTCTGGCGGAGAAAGCAGCTGCGGGCCCATTTGCGGCGCTGCCACCCCCCGGCCCCTGAGGCCCGGCCCTTCATCTGCGGCAACTGTGGCCGCAGCTTCGCCCAGTGGGACCAGCTGGTGACGCACAAGCGGGTCCACGTGGCCGAGGCGCTGGAGGAGACGGCGGCCAAGGCCCTGGGGCCGCGGCCCCGGGGGCGCCCGGCAGTGACCGCGCCCCGGCCGGGCGGGGACGCCGTTGACCGCCCCTTCCAGTGTGCCTGCTGTGGCAAGCGCTTCCGCCACAAGCCCAACCTGATCGCCCACCGCCGCGTGCATACGGGCGAGCGCCCGCACCAGTGCCCCGAGTGCGGGAAGCGCTTCACCAATAAGCCCTACCTGACCTCGCACCGGCGCATCCACACGGGCGAGAAGCCGTACCCGTGCACCGAGTGTGGCCGCCGCTTCCGCCACAAGCCCAACCTACTGTCGCACAGCAAGATCCACAAGCGCTCCGAGGGGTCCGCGCAGGGCGGGCCCCAGCCGCCCGCCAGCGCCCCGGAGCGCCCCCAGGAGCCCCCTCCGGAGCCTGCCCCAGAGCCCGCCGAAGTCCCGGCTGGGCCCGGGCCGCCAGGCGCCGCGGCAGAGGCCCCGCCCTCCCTCCACACCTGCGCCGACTGTGGGCGGGGCTTCCGGCTGGAGCGCTTCCTGCGCGCGCACCAGCGGCAGCACGGCGGCGAGCGCCCCTTCGCGTGCGCCGAGTGCGGCAAGCACTTCGGCAAGAAGACGCACCTAGTGGCGCACTCCCGGGTGCACTCGGGCGAGCGGCCTTTCGCGTGCGAGGAGTGCGGGCGCCGCTTCTCCCAGGGGAGCCACCTGGCCGCCCACCGGCGCGACCACGCGCCCGAGAGGCCCTTCGTGTGCCCGGACTGCGGAAAGGCCTTCCGCCACAAGCCCTATCTGGCCGCGCACCGGCGCATCCACACCGGCGAGAAGCCGTACGTCTGCCCCGAGTGCGGCAAGGCGTTCAGCCAGAAGTCCAACCTGGTGTCCCACCGGCGCATCCACACGGGCGAGCGCCCCTACGCCTGCCCCGACTGCGACCGCAGCTTTAGCCAGAAGTCCAACCTCATCACCCACCGCAAGAGCCACATCCGGGACGGCGCCTTCTGCTGCGCCATCTGTGGCCAGACCTTTGACGACGAGGGGAAGCTCCTGGCCCACCAGAAGAAGCACGACGTCTGA